In Arthrobacter sp. SLBN-83, one DNA window encodes the following:
- a CDS encoding aldo/keto reductase, giving the protein MQYTHLGRSGLKVSRLCLGTMNFGPQTEEADAHSIMDSAHEAGINFFDTANVYGGVDHRGWTEEIIGRWFAKGGERREHTVLATKLYGTMTDRPNESKLSALNIRRALDASLKRLQTDYIDVYQFHHIDRDTPWDEIWQAIEVAVQQGKILYSGSSNFAGWHIAQAQEAARRRNYNGLVSEQSIYNLFRRELELEVIPAAQQYGLGLIPWSPLQGGLLGGVLKKEREGVRRTEGRAAETLKKHQDQIRQYEDFADELGHEPGDVALAWLLHQPAVTAPIVGPRTKEQLDAAIRALDVSLDEDALKRLDDIFPGHRTAPEDYAW; this is encoded by the coding sequence ATGCAGTACACCCATCTGGGCCGCTCCGGCCTGAAAGTTTCCCGCCTCTGCCTGGGCACCATGAATTTTGGGCCGCAAACGGAGGAAGCGGACGCCCACAGCATTATGGACTCAGCCCACGAGGCCGGAATCAACTTCTTCGACACTGCCAACGTGTACGGTGGCGTCGACCACCGCGGCTGGACCGAGGAAATCATCGGGCGCTGGTTTGCCAAGGGCGGCGAGCGCCGCGAGCACACCGTCCTGGCCACCAAGCTCTACGGCACCATGACGGACCGTCCCAACGAGTCCAAGCTGTCCGCACTGAATATCCGCCGGGCGCTGGACGCTAGCCTCAAGCGCCTGCAGACCGACTACATCGACGTGTACCAGTTCCACCACATCGACCGCGACACCCCGTGGGACGAAATCTGGCAGGCCATCGAGGTTGCCGTGCAGCAGGGGAAGATCCTGTACTCGGGCAGCAGCAACTTTGCCGGCTGGCATATTGCCCAGGCACAGGAAGCGGCGCGCCGCCGGAACTACAACGGCCTGGTCAGCGAGCAGTCCATCTACAACCTGTTCCGCCGCGAGCTCGAGCTTGAGGTCATCCCGGCGGCGCAGCAGTACGGCTTGGGCCTGATCCCCTGGTCTCCGCTGCAGGGCGGGCTGCTGGGCGGAGTGCTGAAGAAGGAACGCGAGGGCGTGCGGCGCACCGAAGGACGGGCCGCCGAAACGCTGAAGAAGCACCAGGACCAGATCCGCCAGTACGAGGACTTTGCGGACGAGCTGGGCCACGAACCCGGGGACGTCGCCCTGGCCTGGCTCCTGCACCAGCCCGCGGTCACCGCTCCGATCGTTGGCCCCCGCACCAAGGAACAGCTGGATGCCGCCATCCGCGCCCTGGACGTTTCGCTCGACGAAGACGCCCTCAAGCGCCTGGACGACATCTTCCCGGGACACCGCACGGCACCGGAAGACTACGCGTGGTAA
- a CDS encoding SDR family oxidoreductase, with protein MVTPLAADTVAPRSILFIGGTGVISAAAAERAVALGHRLTILNRGQSTRPIPEGTEVLHADVRDAAAVREALGSREFDAVADFISYTPDQAQTSMELFRERTGQYVFISSASAYQKPPTRLPIRESTPLKNPFWQYSRNKIACEELLFRAYREDDFPLTVIRPSHTYDRTKIAMVGGWTDIHRMRNGLPVMVHGDGTSLWTLTHSKDFAKAFVGLLGRPQAVGESYTITSDEYLPWNQIYQLFARAAGVREPELVHVASETIAAHDEELGSNLLGDRSHSVVFDNTKIKLLVPDYTATIPFADGAREIVEWYDSHPELQQVDEAYMQLSDKLTGWARQGA; from the coding sequence GTGGTAACCCCACTTGCGGCCGATACCGTGGCGCCGAGGAGCATCCTCTTTATCGGCGGCACCGGGGTCATCAGCGCGGCGGCGGCAGAACGCGCCGTCGCGCTGGGCCACCGGCTCACCATCCTGAACCGGGGCCAGTCCACCCGACCCATCCCGGAGGGCACAGAGGTGCTGCACGCTGACGTCCGCGATGCAGCAGCCGTGCGGGAGGCGCTGGGCAGCAGGGAGTTCGACGCCGTCGCGGACTTCATCTCCTACACCCCGGACCAGGCGCAGACCAGCATGGAGTTGTTCCGGGAACGGACCGGGCAGTATGTCTTCATCAGCTCCGCCTCCGCGTACCAGAAGCCGCCCACCAGGCTGCCCATCCGGGAGTCCACACCCCTGAAAAACCCTTTCTGGCAGTACTCCCGAAACAAGATTGCGTGCGAGGAGTTGCTGTTCCGGGCGTACCGTGAGGACGACTTTCCGTTGACTGTGATCCGGCCGTCGCACACCTACGACCGCACCAAGATCGCCATGGTGGGCGGCTGGACGGACATCCACCGCATGCGCAACGGACTGCCGGTCATGGTCCACGGCGACGGTACCTCGCTGTGGACCCTGACGCACAGCAAGGATTTTGCGAAGGCGTTCGTCGGACTGCTCGGAAGGCCGCAGGCGGTGGGCGAGAGCTACACCATCACCTCGGACGAGTACCTGCCCTGGAACCAGATCTACCAACTGTTCGCCCGGGCAGCGGGTGTCCGGGAACCCGAACTGGTGCATGTGGCATCCGAAACCATCGCCGCCCATGACGAGGAACTGGGTTCCAACCTCCTGGGCGACCGGTCCCACTCGGTGGTCTTTGACAACACCAAGATCAAATTGCTGGTGCCGGACTACACTGCCACCATCCCGTTCGCGGACGGCGCCCGGGAGATTGTTGAGTGGTACGACAGCCACCCGGAACTGCAGCAGGTGGACGAGGCCTACATGCAGCTCTCCGACAAGCTGACCGGCTGGGCACGCCAGGGAGCCTGA